The uncultured Methanoregula sp. genomic sequence GTGTTTTTAGGTTTGTTCGGTATTTCGTGCATGGTGTTGAAATGAAGGATTCTAGGTCAGAAGAAGCAGTATCGGCAGTCATCAGCATAGTCCTGATTATTGCAGTTGTCGTCATCCTTGGAGCAGTAGTAGGTACGGTTGCTTTGGGCACTATTGGGGGAACTCAGGGGAACGCCAAATCGGTGCTGGTCACCGCAAACCAAGGCAGCTCCGGGATAGTCTTCACGGTCCAGGGAGGAATGGATCTGCGGTCGGTCACCTCGCTTGACCTTATCTCGGGAAGCACGATAACCAACTGCACGGGCAGTGCTCCCAAGGTTGGCCAGGGCTGCACGGTTGGTACTGACAGTAAAGGCCGGACGGTCATGGTTGCCGCGTTTACGGACGGCTCCAAGCAGGTCGTGTTTGACAAGAACTGGGGATCCGTGGTGGGAAGCAGTGGAGTCGATTATGCCACAGGAAGCATAACCTATGTAAGTGGTACTACCTACCATCTTACCATGATACCAGGGCCCAATTCTGGCCAAATTAATACTTGGGAGGCTCAACTAAAATTCGTGGGTGGTTCATCAGCCACGGATAGTGGAGATTCGTCAAATCTTGCTTATGATAGTGACATATCGTTCCCTTCGCAATTAACCCGTTTCACCGTTGTGTTATACATCAATGACGGGTCGACGGTAACGCTCATCGACCAGACCTTCACCTGATGAGGCAGGCAGACGCATTGGGGGCAGCAGCGGGAAAACGCTGCTCCGGATGCGCATTCTTTTTTGCAGGGTTTGATGGATCCGGATTGTATTTCAATCAGGATCCGGTTGAAAGCCAAAGCCTGCTTGACAATTTCAAATCAAAGTCTGGTTGTTCCGGATCATTTTTTCAATCACGATCATGATCGCGATGAAAATTTTCTGCTCTGTAGAAATCATTTTCTTGATAATGAAAAAGAGTCAAAATCGACCGAAAGATCTAAGGTACGGTGTCTCCTCATATTGTTATGTTCAGTAACGATAAGGAGACAATAAAGAAATCGTCAGGCCGGTTTATCCGTTTTATCAAACATGCATTTTCAATAGTACAATCTTCCAGGATTTCCCCGTATTCCTGCAAATATTCGAGGAGAGATTACACCCAGCATCAACTTCTGACGTTACTTCTCTTCAAAGAATACCGGAAAGAAGATTATCGTACAGTCATATGGAACCTCGAAGAGATGGATCGTATCCGAGCAGTACTCGGGCTTACAACTATCCCTCACTTCACAACGCTCCAAAAATTTCTCTGTCGTATCAAATCCTTGTACTTCGATCTTCTCTTCAAAAATACTCTGAAATTATTCTACTCAGAGGACGGTACAATCTCTATCACAGCCATCGATTCGTCCGGGTTCACCAGCGGATATTCCAGTCACTATTACTCCGTAAGAACCGGAAAAATCCGGAAACATTTCCTAAAAACTTCGATTGCTGTCGATACTGATCAGCAGGTAATTACTGGATTCACGATATCGAAAAGCCGGGTCCACGATTCTCAACATGCTTTCATTCTTCTCAAGAGATGCCACAAATCTCGGAGATCGGAGTGTTATCTCATGGACAGAGGATACGATTCTGAAAAAATGCACCGAATGATCCGGGAATCTCTGAATGCTGATTCGGTTATTCCTACCAGAATCTGGAAAAATACCGAACATGTCTGGGGAAAATATCGTAAAGAAATGACCGACAATTTTGATTCAACCCGTTACCGAAAACGGTTCCTGGTTGAAACCAAGTTCTCGGTTCTCAAACGAAGGTTCGGGGCTGACCTGAAATCTCGATTATTTCAGATTCAGAAGAAGGAAATCTCTTGCAAAATCATTCTCGCTAACCTTGACAGGTTCATACAATTTGTTTGGATTGAGGTTTTCTACAGAGCAAAATTTTCAAATCAAAGCTTGATGAAAAAATTTTGCTCTGTAGAAATCATTTTCTTGATAATGAAAAAGAGTCAAAATCGACCGAAAGATCTAAGGTACGGTGTCTCCTCATATTGTTATGTTCAGTAACGATAAGGAGACAATAAAGAAATCGTCAGGCCGGTTTATCCGTTTTATCAAACATGCATTTTCAATAGTACAATCTTCCAGGATTTCCCCGTATTCCTGCAAATATTCGAGGAGAGATTACACCCAGCATCAACTTCTGACGTTACTTCTCTTCAAAGAATACCGGAAAGAAGATTATCGTACAGTCATATGGAACCTCGAAGAGATGGATCGTATCCGAGCAGTACTCGGGCTTACAACTATCCCTCACTTCACAACGCTCCAAAAATTTCTCTGTCGTATCAAATCCTTGTACTTCGATCTTCTCTTCAAAAATACTCTGAAATTATTCTACTCAGAGGACGGTACAATCTCTATCACAGCCATCGATTCGTCCGGGTTCACCAGCGGATATTCCAGTCACTATTACTCCGTAAGAACCGGAAAAATCCGGAAACATTTCCTAAAAACTTCGATTGCTGTCGATACTGATCAGCAGGTAATTACTGGATTCACGATATCGAAAAGCCGGGTCCACGATTCTCAACATGCTTTCATTCTTCTCAAGAGATGCCACAAATCTCGGAGATCGGAGTGTTATCTCATGGACAGAGGATACGATTCTGAAAAAATGCACCGAATGATCCGGGAATCTCTGAATGCTGATTCGGTTATTCCTACCAGAATCTGGAAAAATACCGAACATGTCTGGGGAAAATATCGTAAAGAAATGACCGACAATTTTGATTCAACCCGTTACCGAAAACGGTTCCTGGTTGAAACCAAGTTCTCGGTTCTCAAACGAAGGTTCGGGGCTGACCTGAAATCTCGATTATTTCAGATTCAGAAGAAGGAAATCTCTTGCAAAATCATTCTCGCTAACCTTGACAGGTTCATACAATTTGTTTGGATTGAGGTTTTCTACAGAGCAAAAAATTTCAATCAAAGTCTGCCTGGAATTTTTCAATCAAGGTCTGGTTGTGAAAAGTTAAACAGATCTGCAAAATAAAATCACGACGGAGGCTGGTCACGGGATAGCATTTTTCAACCAAAGGTTGCCTGAAAAATTTCAATCAGGGTCTGCCTGGAATTTTTCAATCAAAGTCCGGTTGAAAATTTCAAATCAAAGTCTGGTTGATCCGGATCGGTTTTTTATGCAGGGTCATGGGATGAGTTGAATTTTTCACATCAGGATCCGGTTAAAAAATCAATCAGGATCTGCGGGTATTTTTCTGGACACGGTTTGCAGGAAATTGCACAACATGGACAAAAAGTATGTGCCGGTATCACCCTTCAAACCGGAACGGTATGGTATCTGCAGGATCTTCCGGCGTTCTGGAAAAGACGATGACCGCTGCTTCCCCCGCTCCGGTATTTTTTATGGAATGAGCAATCCGGGGGGGTATATAGATCAGCCCATAGTCCGTTGACCGGGAATCCATGATGACCGAGTCGCGCTCCCCGGTTCCTGTATCCACGAGATGCAGTGCCACGACCCCGGCGGCAAGTCCAATCCATTCTTCTTTCCTCTCATGGTAATGATTGGCCCTTGCTCTTCCGGGAGAGATGGATACAACGTAGGAATGGAATCCTGCAAACGGGTGATCCGTGTACCTCATCGAGATGAGTTCGGCGAGCCAGCCGTCCTCCCGTACATGTTTCTGTCTCGGCAGACAGGTGACGTTCATCAGAAATGTATGCAACGTGCATCAAGATTAACCCGCTGCCGCTCTTCATCCAGCACCGGCGTGAAATGAATCAGAAAACCGGAGTGGAAAAATCAGACCGGCCGGATCTCGACAAGTTTGAGCGAGCGACCCTTCTCGCAGATGTCCGGTGCATTGCCGAGCACATCGGTAACAACGTATTTCTCGCCGTCAACCACGCCTTCGGGACGGCAGAGGGCAAAACTCCTGCAGTCGCTCTTGTTGCAGGAGAGCTCCGGCTTGATCTTGGAGTTGACAATCGCCATATCCGGGTTGATCAGGATCGTGACCGGTGCCTCCATCACTTCAACGGCCGTGGCGCCGTTGAGGTGGACTGCGCATTCGTGATGGGTGGTACGGACGGTCACAATCCGGTATTTCCTGCCTTTCTGGAGATTATTGCAGGCCTTTTTAACCTTGCAGGTATCGCACCCGGCAACTTCTCCTTCATAAATGAACTCAACACCCTGCTTTGCAAGAACCGTTCCGACAAGCGTCACTTTCGTCTTTGCGTCTGTCATGCCAGATCCCTTCACTCCCGGTAGAGCATCTGGATGAGATTCTCTGCCGATTCCCTTGTTATCCCCATGTCAAATATGGTGAAGCGCTCCGGACGGATAGTCTTTGCCATTAAGAGTGCTTCGACGGCAACGGAATCATCGATACCAACTTCTGCCGGTGTAGTCGGCGCCCCGATATTCTTGAGCGAGGTCCGGATTCCCCGCCAGTCTCCCCCGTGGAGATACATGGAGATGATAGTTCCGATCCCGCAGCTCTCCCCGTGCAGTGCCTTGCCCGGGGCGAGGCGATCAAGGGCATGGGAGAACTTGTGCTCCCCGCCGCTTGCCGGCCGGGACGAGCCGGCGATACTCATTGCAACGCCGCTGGATACAAGGGCTTTTATCACCAGCCACGCCGACTGCTCCTGGTGGGGCTTGATCAGGGGGGCGTCCTTGACCAGGATCTCGGCGGTCATTTTCGATAAGGCGATTGCGTACTCGCTCACGGGTTCGCCTTTGACACGGTGAGCAAGTTCCCAGTCAAGGATTGCCGTGTAATTGGAGATCACGTCCGCACAACCTGCGGCAAGGAGGCGGTGGGGGGCGGTGGCTATAATGCCGGTATCAGCCACGATCGCAATCGGGGGCTCTGCTTCCAGCGATGAGTGCCCCTCCGCCATCGGTACTGATGCCCGGGCAGAAGCTATGCCGTCATGGGATGCAGCGGTTGGCACGGAAATGAACGGGAGATCGAGATTGTAGGAGACGATCTTGGCCGTATCGATGACCCGGCCCCCCCCGACCCCGATAAGGAAATCCACGCCTTTTGCAGCCTTTTCTCCCTCCTTGATGACCGTTACGCTGATCTCTTCAGCAAGGAACGGTGTTACCCTGCACGATCCTGCCATGATGGACATCACGCTGTTCCCGGCAAGTTTCATGGTTCCCTTTCCGGAAACGAGCAGCGCAGATGACCCGAGTTTGAGGTCTTCACAGACCGCAGGGAGCTGGGGCAGGACATCGTGCCCGATCACGACATCGCGGGGCAGCTGCATCCATTTGGACTTGTCAAAGACTTTGGGCCTGAGTAATTTTATTGCATCTGCGCTCATTATTATCATGGATGATTAGTGATTTCATATACAAATACTACATCGATCCCATTACTCAGGGTCAACCCTATAACGTAGTCGATACCCTCACCTACGCAATAATTCTCGTTGTCGGCGTGTACCTGCTCTACCGCTGGCTGTCGCAGTCCACCTGGCTTGCCGATATCGGGTTCAAGATCGATACCACCTTCATTCTCGCCACCCTCCCGTATGTTATTCTCGGGGGTATCGTGCGGGTAATCGAAGATACCGGCATGATCACCGGCGATTTCAAGTACCTTCTCATCACGCCGCTCATCTACTTCGTCCTCTTTTTCTATACGATCGCGATCCTCTTCCTCTCCCGGTACCTCACGCTGCAGGGGCTGACTTCGAATTTCCTCACGTTCTATTTCTGGGTGGGGGTATTCTCGGTATTCGTATCCTCGCTCATTCTCGTTGCGTGGAGCACGACCCACCATGGCATCGACCTCTTCGTCCTCACGGTGATCCCTCTCATGGCCCTTACCGCAACAGCCCTGGTCTGGGCGTTCATGCGGTATGTCTGCCGGTGGGAGTATATCCGCGACCCGCTCTACATCACCCTGCTCTTTGGCCAGCTTTTCGATGCAAGTGCGACCAGTTTCGGTATAGACCTTCATCCCGCTGTCCAGTACACTGAGGTGCATGTCGTTGGCTCATCCCTTATCAACCTCACCGGCACGGCGTTCGTGATGTACCCCTTAAAACTCGTGGTCCTGTTCCCGGCAATCTATATCATGCAGATCTACCGCAAAGAGGCAAATCCTGCATTCTGGCACCTTGTGATGCTCGCGATGATCATCGTCGGGTTTGCACCGGGGATCCGGGATATGGTCCGGATGGTCCTGTATGTCTAATTCCCGCCTGACAAATGCCCTCATCATCACCTTCCTCCTTTTCTGTGCCACACTTACCGTTGGCTGGGTCGGTTCCGCCCAGAACCCGGCTGTTGGCCAGGATCTCATGAAACTGTTCCAGAAAGAGGTTGCAGGCCAGATGTCTACCGACAATGCTCCTGATCTCTGCGTCAAGCTCTTCTTCAACAACCTTGAGGCCTGTATCTTCCTTTTCCTTGGCGGGGCATCGTTTGGTATCCTCACCATCTTCATCATGAGTCTCAATGGGATCGTGATAGGAGCGATCATGGAGGTCATCCACAAGGACCACAGTATCCTGTTCGTGGCAGCCGCCCTTATTCCCCACGGGATCTTCGAGATCCCGGCGTTCATCATCTCCGGTGCCCTTGGTATCATCCTGGCCCAGGCGCTCATCGCGGAGTGGTACGGAGGGCCGGATACTGAAGGAGAGGCAAGGAAATCTGCCCGGCTCTTCATTCTCTATGTGCTCCCGCTCGTTGCGGTTGCCGCGTGCGTCGAGGCTTTTATTACGCCTCTTGTCATACATTTAGTAGCTTAGAGGGTTTTTTCACATGGATGATGACGCGGGCACCCTGCCCCAGAAACAGGACTTTTCTGCATGGTTTAATGATCTCCTCTGGCGGGCCGAGATTATGGATGTCCGCTACCCGGTCAAGGGTCTCTATGTATGGTACCCTTACGGGTTCGCGATCCGGAAATTCGTGTACAACCGGCTCCGCGATCTCCTCGACCGTGACCACCAGGAGACTCTCTTCCCGCTCCTCATCCCCGAACAGGAGTTCATGAAGGAGGCCGAGCACATCAAGGGATTCGAGGACGAGGTTTACTGGGTCACTCATGGCGGCACGACCCCCCTTGACGTCAAACTTGCCCTCCGGCCCACGAGCGAGACCGCTATCTACCCGATGTATGCGCTCTGGCTCCGCTCCCATGCCGATCTGCCGATGAAGTACTACCAGATCGTCAACACGTTCCGGTACGAGACAAAGCAGACCCGCCCGCTCATCCGCCTCCGGGAGATCACCTCGTTCATGGAATCCCACACGGTCCACGCTACCTGGGATGAGGCCGAAGCGCAGGTGGAATACGAGATCGCACTCACCCGCGAGTTCTATGACGGCTTTTGCATCCCGATCACCATCTCGAAGCGGCCGGACTGGGACAAGTTCCCCGGTGCGGATTATACGATTGCCGTGGACGCGATCATGCCCAATGGCAAGACCCTCCAGATCGGCACGGTCCACCACCTCGGTACCCACTTCTCGAAGACATTCTCCATCACCTACGAGGACAAGGACGGGGTCCAGCAGCTCGCCAACCAGACCTGCTACGGCATCTCGGAGCGGTGCATCGCGGCCCTTATCAGCCTGCATGGCGATGACAAGGGACTCATTCTTCCTCCAGCGGCAGCCCCCGTGCAGGCAGTCATTGTCCCGATCACGATCGGGAAGCGACACGAGGATGTGCTTGCAGCTGCACAGAAACTGGAAGCGGATCTCAAAGCTGCAGGATTCCGGGTGAAGATGGATACCCGCGACATGCGCCCCGGTGCGAAGTATTACTGGTGGGAACTCCGCGGCGTCCCGCTCCGGCTCGAACTGGGCCCGAGAGATCTCGATGCCGGGAAGGTCATGGCGGTCAAACGGACCGGCGAGAAGACTTCGCTTGACCTCCCGACCATCACCGAAGGGGTTACCCGTGTTCTTGGCGAGATTACCGAAGCAATTCGTGCGAAGGCCGAGGAACACACAAAGTCCCATCTCGTCAGCGTGGATTCCATGCCAGCCCTTGATGCAGCCCTCAACGAGGGAAAAGTTGCGGTGGTCCACTGGTGCAAGGAACGCAGCTGCGGGGATGCCATCGAGGAGAAGACAAATGCTAGTATCCTGGGGACAGATGTCCGTTCCCAGTATGTTCCGACAACCGAAGGGACGTGCATCGTCTGCGGAAAACCCGGCAAGGCAACACTCGTGGGCAGGACGTACTAAAGCGGTTTGTTTATCTCTCCTTTTTTTTAAGTTTTATCGGAAACTTCTGAATTTTAGTTCATGCCCTTTTAGAATTGTCGTGATGACCTGCGCCGCCCCCGACGGGGCGCCTCCGCGGCACTTCAATTACCTGAAAATGCTTTAAACCGGTGATTGCCCCCCTCTCAAGAGGCCCTGGTGCGGGAAGCGCGGATACAGGATAGTGACGGGGGGTCAAGGGGGCGACTCCCTTCGGGCTGCCTCCCCCTTCGGGAAAAGTGGAGGTCACCCTCTCACATAAAAAGGATAAGGAAACCTGGAGAATACGGGGATCTCTACAAAGCACATTCTCTTGAGAGAAATCCCGATTTTATCGGGTATCAATTTCCCGGGGAGCGTGATCCCCGTCTTATTCGACCCAGCCGTTCAGCACAATTTTTCCTACGAACGGGTTATCTGATAAATTACTCATGATTCCCCGGATGGAACAGATATTCCGGTCAATCTTCTCGAATTTCAGCCGCACGGGCTTTGCCATCCCGGGATGGACGAGCACTTCGGAGAAGACCTGTTTTGCCTGCTGCCAGTCACTCATGCTGATATAATCGAAGAAACTCTTTTTCAAATCCTGGTCCGGCAGGTACCCGAGAGCAGTCTTGAAGGACGGGCTCTGCTGGGAGAATGTACCATTGGGATTGAGCAGGACTACTACTTCCGATGCCTCTTCGATAATGGCACGGAAATAGTCAGCATTATTCCGCACCTGCTCCTCTGACTGCTTCCTGATGGTGATATTCCGGACACTGACGGCATATTTCTCTGCAGTGCCATTCGTATCGTAGACCGGGTAGATCGTCACATCGTACCAGCTCCTGTTCAGCTGTTCTTCGAAAACGAGCCGTTTCTCTCCCCTCGTATTCAGCTGCCAGCAGGCCATCTTCGGGGTGAGGATATTTTTCCCTACCAGATCGTACGCACTGGTACCCTGCAGTTCTTCCGGCGTAGTGCCAACAATCCCGGCAAGAGCTTCATTGGCCATAAGGAACCTGCCCTCGGTCCCTACGAGATACAGCAGGTCCTGCGTTGCGTTCACCATCACCCTTGTGGTTTCTTCGGTTTCCTGCAGCCGGCGCTCCATCCGGTGTTTGTAGACTGCCATCTCGATGGCAGACTGGAGTACCCGTTCATCGTAGGGTTTTATGATGTACCCGTAGGGCTCGGCCTTTTTTGCCCGGTCGAGAAGCGGCTTGTCGGCAAATGCGGTCAGGAAGATAACCGGAATCCCGTGCGCTGTATGGATACGGTCCGCTGCTTCGATGCCATCCATGGATCCCGCCAGGTTTATGTCCATGAGCACGAGATCGGGACGTTTCTCTGCCACTTTCTCGACTGCGGTTTCGCCGGTTTTTGCCGTCCCGTCCACCGCGTACCCGAGGCTTAAGAGAGTCTCTTTTATGTCGCTTGCAACGATTGCCTCATCTTCGACAATGAATATCCGTGGAGGTGCGGTCATACTGTTACCGGTACCCCATTGCTGCACCCAGCAGATTTGCAGTAATGCGCAGTGCTTCGATCTCATCCGGAGACCTGGTCCGTTCCGTTATATCGAAGAACGCTATAAAGCCCCAGAATGCCTCCCGGATAAAGATGGGCAGTATAACTCCGGACTTCACACCGAGGAGGTCAAAGAGCGGGCGCTCATCTTCAGTGAGCATTGACCTGGTTGCAGAGATGACTTCGCCCTTCATCAGCTGGTCTTCCCAGTGAGACAGCCCAAGTGCCGTGAGGCTGAAATTTTTGAGTTCCTGTTTATAAAGACATGAATGGTACCCGGGACACCCCCACTCATAAATCAGAGTGGTGGTTTTGTTTCCGGTGGGGTCATTCCCTGTCCTGAATATACCAATGGCACCCGCATCCAGTGCAAGCCCGAGGGGTTCCAGGATATCCCGGATATCGGAAGTATTGAAATTCCGGAGTTCGGGGGATCTCAATGATTCATCCCGGGAGATCCGGAGCAGCCATTCCACTGCAGAACTGACGGCAAAAAGGATAGAATCCCGTTTCTTTATCTCCCGTTCTATCTTGTGCTTATAAATGGCCATCTCAATAACAGAATGCAGTTCGCGCTCATCGTAAGGCTTGATGACATATCCATAGGGCTCAGTGATTTTCGCCCGTTCGAGAAGGGATTTATCTGCATACGCCGTGAGATAGATTACCGGAATATCATAGAGGACATTGATCTTTCCTGCGGCCTCGATCCCGTCCATCTTACCGGCAAGATGGATATCCATCAGAATAAGGTCGGGTAAAATCGCCGGGATCTTTTCAAGGGCAAGCTCCCCGGATTTGGCAATTCCCGGTACGGTATACCCAAGACTTTTTAAGGTTTCCTTGATATCATTTGCAACGATTGCCTCATCTTCCACGATAAAAACTGCGACCGGTTTTTCCACGGATGCACCTCCTATCTATTCTTTCGTTCGAGAATCCTGATAACAGTTCCTGTTTTTTTCGCCCGATGCCGGATCCTGCCTGGAAATG encodes the following:
- a CDS encoding response regulator, with the protein product MEKPVAVFIVEDEAIVANDIKETLKSLGYTVPGIAKSGELALEKIPAILPDLILMDIHLAGKMDGIEAAGKINVLYDIPVIYLTAYADKSLLERAKITEPYGYVIKPYDERELHSVIEMAIYKHKIEREIKKRDSILFAVSSAVEWLLRISRDESLRSPELRNFNTSDIRDILEPLGLALDAGAIGIFRTGNDPTGNKTTTLIYEWGCPGYHSCLYKQELKNFSLTALGLSHWEDQLMKGEVISATRSMLTEDERPLFDLLGVKSGVILPIFIREAFWGFIAFFDITERTRSPDEIEALRITANLLGAAMGYR
- a CDS encoding response regulator, which encodes MTAPPRIFIVEDEAIVASDIKETLLSLGYAVDGTAKTGETAVEKVAEKRPDLVLMDINLAGSMDGIEAADRIHTAHGIPVIFLTAFADKPLLDRAKKAEPYGYIIKPYDERVLQSAIEMAVYKHRMERRLQETEETTRVMVNATQDLLYLVGTEGRFLMANEALAGIVGTTPEELQGTSAYDLVGKNILTPKMACWQLNTRGEKRLVFEEQLNRSWYDVTIYPVYDTNGTAEKYAVSVRNITIRKQSEEQVRNNADYFRAIIEEASEVVVLLNPNGTFSQQSPSFKTALGYLPDQDLKKSFFDYISMSDWQQAKQVFSEVLVHPGMAKPVRLKFEKIDRNICSIRGIMSNLSDNPFVGKIVLNGWVE
- a CDS encoding DUF63 family protein; amino-acid sequence: MISDFIYKYYIDPITQGQPYNVVDTLTYAIILVVGVYLLYRWLSQSTWLADIGFKIDTTFILATLPYVILGGIVRVIEDTGMITGDFKYLLITPLIYFVLFFYTIAILFLSRYLTLQGLTSNFLTFYFWVGVFSVFVSSLILVAWSTTHHGIDLFVLTVIPLMALTATALVWAFMRYVCRWEYIRDPLYITLLFGQLFDASATSFGIDLHPAVQYTEVHVVGSSLINLTGTAFVMYPLKLVVLFPAIYIMQIYRKEANPAFWHLVMLAMIIVGFAPGIRDMVRMVLYV
- a CDS encoding stage II sporulation protein M, encoding MSNSRLTNALIITFLLFCATLTVGWVGSAQNPAVGQDLMKLFQKEVAGQMSTDNAPDLCVKLFFNNLEACIFLFLGGASFGILTIFIMSLNGIVIGAIMEVIHKDHSILFVAAALIPHGIFEIPAFIISGALGIILAQALIAEWYGGPDTEGEARKSARLFILYVLPLVAVAACVEAFITPLVIHLVA
- the proS gene encoding proline--tRNA ligase, with translation MDDDAGTLPQKQDFSAWFNDLLWRAEIMDVRYPVKGLYVWYPYGFAIRKFVYNRLRDLLDRDHQETLFPLLIPEQEFMKEAEHIKGFEDEVYWVTHGGTTPLDVKLALRPTSETAIYPMYALWLRSHADLPMKYYQIVNTFRYETKQTRPLIRLREITSFMESHTVHATWDEAEAQVEYEIALTREFYDGFCIPITISKRPDWDKFPGADYTIAVDAIMPNGKTLQIGTVHHLGTHFSKTFSITYEDKDGVQQLANQTCYGISERCIAALISLHGDDKGLILPPAAAPVQAVIVPITIGKRHEDVLAAAQKLEADLKAAGFRVKMDTRDMRPGAKYYWWELRGVPLRLELGPRDLDAGKVMAVKRTGEKTSLDLPTITEGVTRVLGEITEAIRAKAEEHTKSHLVSVDSMPALDAALNEGKVAVVHWCKERSCGDAIEEKTNASILGTDVRSQYVPTTEGTCIVCGKPGKATLVGRTY
- a CDS encoding UPF0179 family protein; the protein is MTDAKTKVTLVGTVLAKQGVEFIYEGEVAGCDTCKVKKACNNLQKGRKYRIVTVRTTHHECAVHLNGATAVEVMEAPVTILINPDMAIVNSKIKPELSCNKSDCRSFALCRPEGVVDGEKYVVTDVLGNAPDICEKGRSLKLVEIRPV
- a CDS encoding type IV pilin → MKDSRSEEAVSAVISIVLIIAVVVILGAVVGTVALGTIGGTQGNAKSVLVTANQGSSGIVFTVQGGMDLRSVTSLDLISGSTITNCTGSAPKVGQGCTVGTDSKGRTVMVAAFTDGSKQVVFDKNWGSVVGSSGVDYATGSITYVSGTTYHLTMIPGPNSGQINTWEAQLKFVGGSSATDSGDSSNLAYDSDISFPSQLTRFTVVLYINDGSTVTLIDQTFT
- a CDS encoding NAD(P)-dependent glycerol-1-phosphate dehydrogenase, which gives rise to MSADAIKLLRPKVFDKSKWMQLPRDVVIGHDVLPQLPAVCEDLKLGSSALLVSGKGTMKLAGNSVMSIMAGSCRVTPFLAEEISVTVIKEGEKAAKGVDFLIGVGGGRVIDTAKIVSYNLDLPFISVPTAASHDGIASARASVPMAEGHSSLEAEPPIAIVADTGIIATAPHRLLAAGCADVISNYTAILDWELAHRVKGEPVSEYAIALSKMTAEILVKDAPLIKPHQEQSAWLVIKALVSSGVAMSIAGSSRPASGGEHKFSHALDRLAPGKALHGESCGIGTIISMYLHGGDWRGIRTSLKNIGAPTTPAEVGIDDSVAVEALLMAKTIRPERFTIFDMGITRESAENLIQMLYRE